One genomic region from Streptomyces sp. NBC_00582 encodes:
- a CDS encoding class F sortase: MSDSERSSGRLVTGVAWAVLLLGLWLWGREVTDVRPGASAPTTGDVAAVGRPAATDLPPAATPLTAALPQRIDIPELGVQAPVVARGLDARGGIDPPPFDQAGVVGWYAAGAKPGARGTALMVGHVDTETRPAVFYKLSTMRAGETIRVVRDDGRVAEFTVDGVEVVQRADFDAREAYGTRRADRAELRLITCGGTFDRVSRSYTANVIVSAYLTGRT, encoded by the coding sequence ATGTCCGACTCCGAACGCTCCTCCGGCCGGCTGGTCACCGGAGTGGCCTGGGCGGTCCTGCTGCTCGGGCTGTGGCTGTGGGGACGCGAGGTGACCGACGTACGGCCGGGGGCGTCCGCGCCGACCACGGGTGACGTGGCCGCCGTGGGCCGCCCGGCGGCAACCGACCTGCCGCCCGCCGCCACGCCGCTCACGGCCGCGCTGCCGCAGCGCATCGACATCCCCGAACTGGGCGTCCAGGCCCCGGTCGTCGCCCGCGGCCTGGACGCCCGGGGCGGGATCGATCCGCCGCCGTTCGACCAGGCGGGGGTCGTCGGCTGGTACGCGGCCGGCGCGAAACCAGGCGCCAGGGGCACCGCCCTGATGGTCGGGCACGTCGACACCGAGACCCGCCCCGCCGTCTTCTACAAGCTGAGCACCATGCGGGCGGGCGAGACGATCCGGGTGGTCCGCGACGACGGCAGGGTCGCCGAGTTCACCGTCGACGGCGTCGAGGTCGTCCAGCGCGCCGACTTCGACGCCCGCGAGGCCTACGGCACCCGGCGGGCGGACCGCGCCGAACTCCGTCTGATCACCTGCGGCGGCACCTTCGACCGGGTGAGCCGCAGCTATACGGCGAACGTGATCGTGTCGGCGTATCTGACGGGCCGCACCTGA